A genomic region of Fodinisporobacter ferrooxydans contains the following coding sequences:
- a CDS encoding ABC transporter ATP-binding protein, which translates to MLSIESVYAGYGEVKILNNISLTIPSGQTTALLGPNGAGKTTLIRAICRMIPLTSGRISLNGVELSTLPAHRVSVAGISLVPEGRGVLYTLTVLENLELGAINKTVRRQLKNRLECILEVFPDLKAKLHHVAGSLSGGQQQMMVIGRALMSFPKVLILDEPSLGLSPLLVQTVYESLVKIQNEEKLTILLAEQNAMNALEIASQVYFMDHGEITRSGEPALFKNDSTILSAYFGA; encoded by the coding sequence ATGCTTAGTATTGAGTCCGTATATGCAGGATATGGAGAAGTAAAAATCCTAAACAATATTTCATTAACCATACCAAGTGGGCAAACTACAGCATTACTCGGGCCAAATGGCGCCGGAAAGACAACACTCATACGGGCGATTTGCCGTATGATTCCGCTGACCTCAGGCAGAATTTCTTTGAATGGCGTAGAATTATCAACACTTCCTGCGCATCGTGTATCCGTGGCAGGAATTTCTCTTGTACCAGAGGGAAGAGGTGTATTGTACACGTTAACTGTCCTTGAAAACCTTGAGTTGGGTGCCATCAATAAGACGGTTCGCCGTCAATTAAAAAACCGGCTTGAATGTATACTTGAGGTTTTTCCCGACTTGAAAGCTAAATTACATCATGTGGCTGGTTCTCTCAGCGGCGGGCAGCAGCAAATGATGGTGATTGGCCGAGCGCTCATGTCCTTTCCAAAGGTTTTAATTTTGGATGAACCATCCTTAGGATTGAGTCCATTGCTCGTTCAAACCGTTTATGAATCATTGGTCAAAATTCAAAATGAAGAAAAACTAACGATTTTGTTGGCCGAACAAAATGCAATGAATGCCCTCGAAATTGCTTCACAAGTCTATTTTATGGATCACGGGGAAATTACAAGGTCTGGCGAACCTGCACTGTTTAAAAACGACAGTACCATTTTATCTGCATATTTTGGTGCTTGA
- a CDS encoding ABC transporter ATP-binding protein, whose translation MSDWILETKGVQKTFGGVKALQDITFHIQRGEILGVIGPNGAGKTTAINVITGVIAPDAGEIFYESKPVTKSRLFLSSRMGMARTFQHPQTLNSLDCLDNVKVACLTRGMSHKEAEQKAEEILDLVGLHSFLHEPSSSLNFAQRKVLDMARALGTQPKLLFLDEVLTGLTDEEIQDLVKKIRSLKNQGLTIVIIEHLVKVIRSVSDRLLVLDTGKVLMQDLPDVVLSNPLVIESYIGKGGVAQNA comes from the coding sequence ATGAGTGATTGGATATTGGAAACCAAAGGGGTTCAAAAAACATTCGGCGGGGTAAAAGCGCTACAGGATATCACATTTCATATACAACGAGGAGAAATTCTCGGAGTAATCGGCCCAAATGGAGCAGGGAAGACGACCGCGATCAATGTCATCACGGGTGTCATCGCACCGGACGCTGGAGAAATTTTTTATGAATCTAAGCCTGTTACAAAATCCCGATTATTTTTGTCTTCCCGTATGGGGATGGCCCGCACATTTCAACATCCACAAACCTTAAACTCTTTGGATTGTCTGGATAATGTCAAGGTAGCATGTTTAACTCGCGGGATGTCCCATAAAGAAGCTGAACAGAAAGCAGAAGAAATATTGGATTTGGTGGGACTCCATTCGTTTCTTCATGAACCGTCATCTTCATTAAACTTTGCACAAAGAAAAGTGCTGGATATGGCACGGGCACTTGGAACACAACCAAAACTTTTATTTTTGGACGAGGTGCTTACAGGTCTGACAGATGAGGAAATTCAAGATTTGGTGAAAAAAATTCGATCCTTAAAAAATCAAGGTTTAACGATTGTGATAATTGAGCACCTGGTGAAAGTCATACGATCAGTTTCGGATCGTCTTCTTGTCTTAGATACGGGAAAAGTATTAATGCAGGATCTCCCCGATGTCGTGTTGTCGAATCCTCTTGTAATCGAATCGTATATTGGAAAAGGAGGAGTGGCACAAAATGCTTAG
- a CDS encoding branched-chain amino acid ABC transporter permease produces MKRQSYKVIWMVLGWAVFLIVWTVLQSNPSATNSFVLYAIWGYSWNLIANYAGEISLGHSSFAAIGAYTTVILFQKFNIYPIYGWMFGVLAAVLFSLLIGCFSFRLKGPYFSLSTLSFSAVLLSLILHFDTVTGGANGLQISFSSDNWANLEFLNPYVYTIIGAIFVAILIILFYFIPRTKFGYYLQAVKTNSIAAESIGINSFTIKLLILVLSAAFTAIGGILSAFSVGFLDPNYMTGLTLATYMAVVPIIGGSNFIFGPIIGAAILEGITIFTNDLSAQNAGYVNACFGLVLMVIVLFAKKGVLDLLLRIPAFFSKNKILNNTKEVV; encoded by the coding sequence ATGAAACGACAATCCTACAAGGTCATATGGATGGTACTGGGATGGGCTGTGTTTTTAATAGTATGGACAGTCCTGCAATCGAATCCTTCCGCAACGAATTCGTTTGTTTTATACGCAATTTGGGGCTACAGCTGGAATCTGATTGCAAATTATGCGGGGGAAATTTCACTCGGGCATAGTTCCTTTGCTGCGATTGGTGCATACACCACGGTCATTCTATTTCAAAAATTCAATATTTATCCGATCTATGGCTGGATGTTTGGAGTTTTAGCGGCTGTGCTGTTTTCATTACTAATAGGTTGTTTTAGTTTTCGCTTAAAAGGCCCATATTTCAGTTTATCCACACTTTCTTTTTCAGCAGTATTGCTGAGTCTTATCCTGCATTTTGACACTGTGACAGGTGGGGCCAACGGGCTGCAAATTTCGTTTTCCTCCGACAACTGGGCGAATCTAGAGTTTCTGAATCCTTATGTGTATACAATTATTGGAGCCATTTTTGTGGCGATATTGATCATTTTATTTTATTTTATTCCACGCACGAAATTTGGTTATTATTTGCAGGCGGTTAAAACCAATTCGATTGCGGCGGAATCTATCGGGATCAACTCGTTCACAATCAAGCTTTTGATTCTTGTTTTGAGTGCTGCGTTTACAGCGATTGGCGGGATACTATCCGCTTTTTCAGTTGGCTTTCTGGATCCAAATTATATGACAGGATTAACTCTTGCTACTTATATGGCAGTAGTTCCTATTATCGGGGGCAGCAATTTTATTTTTGGCCCGATTATTGGCGCAGCTATACTTGAGGGAATTACTATATTCACGAATGATCTATCCGCTCAAAATGCAGGTTATGTAAATGCGTGCTTTGGTTTGGTACTCATGGTAATTGTTTTGTTTGCAAAAAAAGGTGTCCTAGATCTTTTGCTTAGAATTCCAGCCTTTTTTTCGAAAAATAAAATCTTGAATAATACAAAAGAGGTTGTTTAG
- a CDS encoding branched-chain amino acid ABC transporter permease → MYFIQVLLNGLMLGGVFALVAVGLNLIFGVMKIVNFAQGEFLMIGMFVAFALYSLYPTKSATDIYLLVLPAVILSGIFTLVLYLLLIQHVVGHDDRTQILLTLGLSFFLQGLAQIIFGSSFHAIPGTMHEASLHIGKLTVQEGPLIAFVVAMIATIILSFLLKKTFWGKSIRAVAENRQVSSVLGIHSKIIFASAFAVGGILAALGGALLAPYQYVYPSVGSNYVIIAFLVVVIAGLGNVNGSVFGGLFIGIVESITSGYISIDLSVASIYIIFLLVLWFRPEGLFSKKGRVV, encoded by the coding sequence ATGTATTTCATTCAGGTCTTATTAAATGGCTTGATGCTTGGGGGAGTCTTTGCTCTCGTTGCTGTAGGCTTGAATTTGATTTTTGGCGTTATGAAAATTGTGAATTTTGCACAAGGTGAGTTTTTGATGATCGGTATGTTTGTTGCGTTCGCACTCTACTCGCTGTATCCAACAAAATCTGCAACCGATATTTATTTGTTGGTGCTGCCGGCAGTTATACTATCCGGGATATTCACACTTGTTTTATATTTGTTGCTCATTCAACATGTTGTCGGCCATGATGATCGAACACAAATCCTTTTGACTCTTGGATTGTCTTTCTTTTTGCAAGGCCTTGCGCAAATTATTTTTGGATCTTCCTTTCATGCGATTCCAGGCACCATGCATGAAGCAAGCCTGCATATAGGAAAATTGACGGTTCAAGAAGGCCCTTTGATCGCGTTTGTCGTGGCGATGATTGCGACAATCATTCTTTCTTTCCTGCTTAAGAAAACATTTTGGGGAAAATCTATCCGCGCTGTTGCAGAAAATCGCCAGGTGAGTTCTGTCTTGGGGATTCATTCAAAAATCATTTTTGCAAGCGCCTTCGCAGTGGGAGGAATCCTGGCTGCTCTTGGAGGTGCGTTGCTTGCACCCTATCAATATGTGTACCCGAGTGTCGGAAGTAATTATGTGATCATCGCGTTTTTGGTTGTCGTGATTGCCGGGCTAGGAAATGTGAACGGCTCCGTTTTTGGCGGATTATTCATTGGAATAGTTGAATCTATAACATCCGGATATATTTCGATTGACCTTTCCGTTGCGTCAATCTACATCATTTTTCTGCTTGTTTTATGGTTTCGGCCGGAAGGTCTGTTTTCAAAGAAAGGAAGAGTGGTATGA
- a CDS encoding ABC transporter substrate-binding protein, translating to MRKQWKGILYGACITSLIGMTTGCGASATGSSSSNGSQGQDGKEVNIAVVVPLTGPNADAGTQSANAAKLAAEDINKAGGIKSLGGAKINLIVTDSTGQPNDAATVTDKILSGNKVSALFGMDLSPLTVAAMPVMARHHVPMVTASISESITAAKNPYVFEIAPKASKFSEAQINFLKMLNDKYHMGIKKAALLYTNDPYGTSTAKSTKKLLTKAGLDVVLDSAYPPSITDATPLISKVKESGAQVLFPVSYVPDAEAILSAIASQNLHILTIGGGAGFIWPTIEKAIGSKVNGLTSVASWNWDSKNITQNTDLVKATEEYKQKYGTYMPEHAGEAYAAIYTIADAIDQAKSADPQKVRDELAKIDVTTGGATLMQPGKVQFDNTGYNAPTNAVMIQWQDNVPKTVFPLDQAATKLQKP from the coding sequence ATGAGAAAGCAATGGAAAGGGATACTTTATGGAGCTTGTATTACATCACTAATTGGTATGACAACAGGGTGTGGCGCTTCTGCAACGGGCAGCTCGAGCTCAAATGGTTCACAAGGCCAAGATGGAAAGGAAGTCAATATAGCAGTTGTTGTTCCGTTGACGGGACCAAATGCAGATGCTGGCACGCAAAGTGCGAATGCGGCAAAGCTGGCTGCTGAGGATATCAATAAAGCTGGAGGAATCAAGTCTTTAGGTGGAGCAAAAATCAATTTAATTGTAACAGATAGTACAGGCCAGCCAAATGATGCAGCAACCGTTACAGATAAAATATTAAGTGGAAATAAAGTATCAGCGTTGTTTGGTATGGATCTGTCTCCATTAACAGTTGCCGCAATGCCAGTTATGGCACGACACCATGTGCCAATGGTAACAGCATCCATTTCAGAAAGCATCACAGCTGCCAAGAACCCGTATGTATTTGAAATTGCGCCAAAAGCCAGCAAATTTAGTGAAGCACAAATTAATTTCTTAAAGATGCTGAACGACAAGTATCATATGGGAATCAAGAAAGCAGCCCTTTTATATACAAACGATCCATATGGTACATCGACAGCCAAGAGTACAAAGAAACTGCTTACAAAAGCAGGCTTAGATGTGGTATTGGATTCCGCTTATCCTCCATCCATTACGGATGCGACACCACTGATCAGCAAGGTAAAAGAGTCAGGAGCTCAGGTATTATTCCCTGTTTCATACGTACCGGATGCAGAAGCAATTTTAAGTGCTATTGCGTCTCAAAACCTGCATATCCTTACGATTGGCGGAGGAGCGGGCTTTATTTGGCCAACAATTGAAAAGGCGATTGGTTCGAAGGTAAATGGTTTAACGAGTGTGGCTTCTTGGAACTGGGATTCAAAGAACATTACCCAAAATACGGACCTTGTGAAAGCAACGGAAGAATATAAGCAGAAATATGGAACATATATGCCGGAACACGCAGGTGAAGCGTATGCAGCGATTTATACGATTGCTGATGCGATCGATCAGGCAAAATCCGCTGATCCGCAAAAGGTTCGTGATGAATTGGCTAAAATCGACGTGACAACGGGTGGAGCAACCTTGATGCAGCCAGGGAAAGTTCAATTCGATAATACTGGATACAATGCTCCTACCAATGCCGTGATGATTCAATGGCAAGATAATGTTCCAAAGACTGTATTTCCTTTAGACCAGGCTGCAACCAAACTGCAAAAACCATAA
- a CDS encoding acyl CoA:acetate/3-ketoacid CoA transferase, translated as MEKLIKAEQLAQEIHDGSTIALVGFGGMGQCDKILKAIGKRFKEEGHPRNLTVFHTAGQSDKSNGIEYIAEEGLISRVIGGHWGLAPKMRKLIEENKVDCYCWPQGQLTHLLRAMANKLPGQISPIGLGTFVDPRIEGGKFNERTKEKEDLVHLLNIQGNEFLLYSSIPFDYVFIRGTSIDENGNITTEEEPLKLEILSGAQAAKAYGGKVIAQIKYLAKKESFHPKDVVVPGYLIDGAVLVDDPNTEHRQVPSTVFNPIFSGDVRTPTGNFHPIPLDIRKVIGRRAVQELKSPVVVNLGIGIPGDVIGPIAQEEGLNQTITLTLESGVIGGVPVGGNEFGITRNADAIIEHEYLFDYYHGAGIDITFMGAAEVDRYGNVNVSKFGGRTTGCGGFIDITQPAKRVVFCTTFTGGGLEVSIEDGQLNILQEGKIKKFRQQVEQITFSGKYAAANGKRVLYVTERAVFVLTENGFVLSEIAPGIDLERDILQQMDFQPIIDKNLKIMDESIFLAEPMSSSLSKKLVKVI; from the coding sequence ATGGAAAAGCTGATTAAGGCGGAACAACTAGCTCAAGAGATACACGATGGAAGCACGATCGCACTGGTTGGCTTTGGGGGAATGGGACAATGTGATAAGATTTTGAAAGCCATCGGAAAACGTTTTAAAGAGGAAGGTCATCCGAGAAATTTAACGGTTTTTCATACTGCCGGACAATCAGATAAGTCCAATGGCATTGAATATATTGCAGAAGAAGGCTTGATCAGCCGAGTGATAGGTGGACACTGGGGTCTGGCTCCGAAAATGCGGAAGTTAATTGAAGAAAATAAAGTGGATTGTTATTGTTGGCCACAAGGGCAACTTACTCATCTTTTGCGGGCGATGGCCAATAAATTGCCAGGGCAAATTTCCCCGATTGGATTGGGAACGTTCGTAGATCCCAGAATTGAGGGAGGAAAATTCAATGAGCGAACGAAAGAAAAAGAAGATCTGGTGCACCTTTTGAATATTCAAGGGAATGAATTTTTGTTGTATTCGTCCATTCCATTTGATTATGTCTTTATCCGTGGAACGAGTATTGATGAAAATGGTAATATCACTACAGAAGAAGAACCTTTGAAATTGGAGATTCTTTCAGGAGCCCAAGCAGCAAAAGCATATGGTGGGAAGGTCATTGCCCAAATCAAATATTTAGCCAAGAAAGAGTCTTTTCATCCAAAAGACGTGGTTGTTCCTGGGTATTTAATTGATGGGGCAGTATTGGTGGATGACCCGAATACTGAGCATCGGCAAGTACCAAGTACAGTATTTAACCCTATCTTTTCGGGAGATGTTCGTACACCCACAGGCAATTTTCATCCTATTCCCTTAGATATTCGAAAAGTCATAGGGAGAAGAGCGGTACAAGAATTAAAATCTCCGGTTGTCGTTAATTTGGGGATTGGAATTCCAGGTGATGTGATCGGCCCGATTGCTCAAGAAGAGGGACTCAATCAGACAATTACACTCACTTTAGAATCTGGCGTAATTGGCGGTGTTCCTGTTGGCGGAAATGAATTTGGAATTACACGCAATGCCGATGCGATTATCGAGCATGAATATTTGTTTGACTATTATCATGGTGCCGGGATCGATATCACCTTCATGGGTGCAGCGGAAGTTGACCGATACGGGAATGTGAATGTATCGAAGTTTGGTGGTCGAACCACAGGATGCGGGGGATTTATCGATATCACACAACCCGCGAAACGAGTGGTATTTTGTACAACCTTTACGGGAGGCGGTTTAGAGGTTTCCATCGAGGATGGGCAATTGAACATCCTGCAAGAGGGGAAAATCAAAAAGTTCCGTCAACAGGTCGAGCAAATTACATTTAGTGGGAAATATGCAGCGGCGAATGGAAAACGTGTTTTATATGTCACAGAACGGGCCGTATTTGTGCTAACTGAAAATGGTTTTGTATTAAGCGAAATCGCTCCTGGCATCGATCTGGAAAGGGACATTCTTCAACAAATGGATTTTCAGCCTATAATCGATAAAAATCTAAAAATAATGGATGAATCTATATTCTTGGCGGAACCTATGTCATCTTCCCTTTCAAAGAAATTAGTTAAAGTTATTTGA
- a CDS encoding N-acyl homoserine lactonase family protein: protein MSKLWKVTTLKMGELFVEKSSLTYQKDLGQYLWIPMWATAISGEGYNILVDTGIHSLEWVNENVCPCRQEADETIVEALKKGVGWNPEDVDIVINTHLHYDHCGNNNLFKNAQFIVQKREWEAAFHPIPCQDGIYLRELYDSRAVNYSQWRFVDGEEEVVPGVKVFPTPGHADGHQSVLVNTEEGIVCVSGDVSNLLENIRENIPAGILTCTKAIYASMEAVRKRAEFIIPGHEGAIQKYQSSCFPRIFKE from the coding sequence GTGAGCAAACTTTGGAAAGTAACTACACTCAAAATGGGCGAATTGTTTGTGGAAAAATCCTCGTTAACCTATCAAAAAGATTTAGGACAATACCTGTGGATTCCGATGTGGGCAACCGCAATATCTGGAGAAGGATACAATATCCTGGTCGATACAGGAATTCATAGTTTGGAATGGGTGAACGAGAACGTGTGTCCATGTCGGCAAGAAGCGGATGAAACCATTGTCGAGGCTTTGAAAAAAGGGGTAGGGTGGAATCCTGAAGATGTGGACATAGTGATTAACACACACCTCCATTATGACCATTGCGGAAATAATAACCTGTTTAAGAATGCTCAATTTATTGTGCAAAAACGGGAATGGGAAGCGGCTTTTCATCCGATTCCGTGTCAGGATGGCATCTATTTAAGAGAATTATATGATTCCCGTGCTGTGAATTACTCTCAGTGGAGATTTGTAGATGGCGAAGAAGAAGTGGTACCAGGTGTGAAAGTCTTCCCTACCCCTGGACATGCGGATGGACATCAATCGGTCTTAGTGAATACGGAAGAAGGTATCGTTTGTGTATCTGGCGATGTTTCGAACCTTTTAGAAAATATTCGAGAAAATATACCGGCGGGCATTTTAACTTGTACCAAAGCAATCTACGCGAGTATGGAAGCAGTTCGTAAGCGGGCGGAATTTATTATACCGGGACATGAAGGAGCGATTCAAAAATATCAAAGCAGTTGTTTTCCACGAATCTTTAAAGAATAA
- a CDS encoding acyl CoA:acetate/3-ketoacid CoA transferase, translating into MNKVVPVSSAVDFIQNGSTIAVCGFTLMGACETVLKEIEKRFLEQRAPSQLTLVHCAGHSDRVNGILHLAHPGLIRRIIGSHWGLAPKWGELILNNEVEAHCLPQGQMTHLFRAMASGKPGNFSKVGLGTFIDPRVEGGLMNEQAKQAGSLVEVVDIKGEEYLFYNAIPVDVAVIRGTTADEFGNVTMEDEAIKLEAISIAQTVKRYGGKVIVQVKHVARRGSLHPRQVVVPGIYVDAIVVAEDPVQEHRQTSCTFYDPVYSGDLKVADSALDPIPLTVRKIIGRRGVMELFPQAVVNLGTGIPGDTIGPVASEEGILREIILTVESGVIGGVPAGGTDFGIGKNAEAIIEHPYQFDYYNGAGIDITYMGIAEIDVMGNVNVSKFGTKAVGCGGFIDITQPAKKVCFLGTFTAGGLEVAIEDGKLKILQEGKNKKFLKQVKQITFSGKYARENQQPVFFVTERAVFKLHVDGVELVEYAPGVDIEKDIIGQMEFKPSISPNLKEMSHDIFKNQVMNFKQQFFNLR; encoded by the coding sequence GTGAACAAAGTTGTTCCCGTCTCCTCAGCAGTAGATTTTATTCAAAACGGTTCAACGATTGCGGTTTGCGGGTTTACTCTTATGGGAGCTTGTGAAACCGTTTTAAAAGAAATTGAGAAGCGATTTTTAGAACAGAGGGCTCCTTCTCAATTGACATTGGTTCACTGTGCCGGACACAGCGATCGTGTCAACGGGATCCTTCATTTGGCTCATCCTGGACTTATTCGTCGGATCATTGGTTCACACTGGGGACTGGCACCTAAATGGGGGGAACTGATTCTTAACAATGAGGTAGAGGCGCATTGTCTCCCTCAAGGACAGATGACACACTTGTTCCGAGCAATGGCCTCCGGAAAACCAGGAAACTTTTCGAAAGTCGGCTTAGGAACATTTATCGATCCCCGCGTCGAAGGGGGATTAATGAACGAACAAGCCAAGCAAGCCGGTAGTTTGGTAGAAGTAGTCGATATTAAAGGGGAGGAGTATCTGTTTTACAATGCGATTCCCGTTGACGTTGCGGTTATTCGCGGAACGACCGCTGATGAGTTTGGTAATGTGACGATGGAAGATGAAGCTATCAAGCTTGAGGCAATTTCCATCGCTCAAACTGTCAAACGGTATGGCGGGAAAGTGATTGTTCAAGTGAAGCATGTGGCCCGTCGAGGATCGCTTCATCCCAGACAAGTCGTTGTTCCTGGAATTTATGTCGACGCCATCGTGGTTGCTGAAGACCCTGTTCAAGAGCATCGGCAAACGTCTTGTACGTTCTATGATCCGGTTTACTCAGGAGATTTGAAAGTTGCCGATAGTGCGCTTGATCCGATTCCACTGACAGTTCGCAAAATCATTGGGCGGCGTGGTGTGATGGAGCTATTCCCACAAGCGGTAGTGAATCTTGGAACTGGAATTCCGGGAGACACGATTGGTCCAGTCGCAAGTGAAGAAGGAATCTTAAGGGAGATTATTCTGACCGTTGAATCTGGGGTGATTGGTGGCGTACCCGCTGGTGGAACGGATTTTGGGATTGGCAAAAATGCTGAAGCGATCATCGAACACCCATATCAGTTTGACTATTACAATGGGGCAGGAATCGATATTACCTACATGGGAATTGCCGAAATCGATGTAATGGGGAACGTGAACGTCAGCAAATTTGGTACGAAAGCTGTCGGTTGCGGTGGATTCATCGATATTACGCAGCCGGCAAAAAAAGTATGTTTCCTCGGGACCTTCACGGCAGGTGGGCTGGAAGTTGCCATTGAAGATGGAAAACTAAAAATTCTTCAAGAAGGAAAAAATAAGAAATTTTTAAAACAAGTTAAGCAAATAACATTTAGTGGAAAGTATGCGAGAGAAAATCAACAGCCTGTATTTTTTGTTACAGAACGGGCAGTATTCAAACTTCATGTAGATGGTGTGGAATTGGTCGAATATGCACCTGGTGTTGATATCGAAAAAGATATTATAGGACAAATGGAATTTAAGCCTAGTATTTCTCCAAATTTAAAAGAAATGTCACATGACATTTTTAAAAATCAGGTCATGAATTTCAAACAACAATTCTTCAATTTAAGATAG
- a CDS encoding 3-hydroxyacyl-CoA dehydrogenase family protein has protein sequence MEIKNVGVVGAGLMGTGIAQVIAEAGYTTKWVDVSPCQMEKGRDNIKRLLQRKVEKGRCEAQHVDETLSRLQNFSKLEDIADVDLVIEAVPEILELKKKVFTQLDEIIQPKAILASNTSALSVAAISSATKRPEQVIGAHFFYPVPVLGLLEVTPGLLTSEEVFQTVMDFGKSIGKTPVACKDYPGFIVNRILIPMVNEAIYLVMEGVKPEDVDAAMKIGANHPMGPITLADFVGLETLLATMEGLYYGFRDSKYRPCPLLVKMVEAGTLGRKTGRGFYKYNEKGEKILW, from the coding sequence ATGGAAATCAAAAATGTGGGAGTCGTAGGAGCAGGTTTAATGGGGACGGGTATCGCCCAGGTCATCGCTGAAGCAGGTTATACAACGAAATGGGTGGATGTTTCCCCATGTCAAATGGAAAAGGGAAGAGACAATATCAAACGTTTACTCCAACGAAAAGTTGAAAAAGGTAGATGTGAAGCTCAACATGTAGATGAAACGTTGTCTCGGTTGCAAAATTTTTCCAAATTGGAGGATATCGCCGATGTTGATTTGGTAATTGAAGCGGTTCCCGAAATTCTTGAGTTGAAGAAAAAAGTTTTTACCCAATTAGATGAAATCATTCAACCGAAAGCTATCCTAGCTTCCAATACATCTGCACTTTCCGTGGCTGCTATTAGTTCCGCCACGAAACGGCCAGAACAAGTCATCGGTGCCCATTTCTTTTATCCCGTTCCGGTTTTAGGGCTTTTGGAAGTAACTCCAGGACTCCTTACTTCCGAAGAGGTATTTCAAACGGTAATGGATTTTGGAAAGAGCATTGGAAAGACTCCAGTAGCCTGTAAAGACTATCCAGGCTTTATCGTCAACCGGATTTTGATCCCAATGGTTAATGAAGCGATTTATTTGGTCATGGAAGGTGTGAAGCCGGAAGATGTCGACGCAGCTATGAAAATTGGCGCCAACCACCCAATGGGACCGATCACTTTGGCTGACTTTGTTGGTCTGGAAACGCTTTTGGCTACCATGGAAGGCTTGTATTACGGATTCCGTGATTCGAAATATCGCCCGTGCCCGCTTTTGGTGAAAATGGTGGAAGCCGGGACACTCGGTAGGAAAACAGGAAGAGGATTCTATAAGTATAATGAAAAAGGGGAAAAGATCTTATGGTGA
- the fabG gene encoding 3-oxoacyl-ACP reductase FabG: MEFNGKVAIVTGSARGLGRGIAEKLASLGAQVIISDINEEGVEKTASEFREKGYLADTFVANVADREQANALIQFAITKYEKLDILVNNAGINRDAMIHNMTSEQWDSVISVNLTGVFNCLQPAATHMRERGYGRIVNISSASWLGNIGQANYAAAKAGVIGLTKTAARELAKFNVTCNAICPGFIETDMTRGVPEKVWDIMVSKIPLGRAGKPEDVANCIAYLASDAASYITSEVINVGGGFIL; the protein is encoded by the coding sequence ATCGAATTTAACGGGAAAGTGGCGATTGTCACAGGTTCTGCCCGTGGATTAGGGCGAGGGATTGCTGAAAAATTAGCTTCCCTAGGAGCACAAGTTATTATTAGTGATATCAACGAAGAAGGTGTCGAAAAAACGGCTTCCGAATTTCGGGAAAAAGGGTACTTGGCCGATACGTTTGTAGCCAATGTTGCGGATCGTGAACAAGCAAATGCATTGATTCAGTTTGCTATCACCAAATATGAAAAATTGGATATTTTAGTGAACAACGCTGGGATCAACCGCGATGCTATGATTCATAACATGACTTCCGAACAATGGGATAGCGTGATTTCCGTAAATTTGACAGGTGTATTCAACTGTCTCCAGCCGGCTGCGACCCATATGCGGGAACGCGGCTATGGACGTATCGTCAACATCTCTTCTGCCAGCTGGTTAGGAAATATCGGACAGGCAAACTATGCGGCAGCGAAAGCGGGAGTTATAGGATTAACCAAAACAGCAGCTAGGGAATTAGCTAAGTTTAATGTTACGTGTAATGCTATTTGCCCAGGTTTTATCGAAACAGATATGACACGTGGAGTGCCGGAAAAAGTGTGGGATATCATGGTTTCGAAAATTCCATTGGGACGTGCAGGCAAGCCAGAGGACGTAGCCAATTGCATCGCATATTTAGCTTCCGATGCTGCTTCGTATATCACTTCAGAAGTCATCAACGTGGGTGGCGGATTTATTCTTTAA